Proteins encoded in a region of the Triticum dicoccoides isolate Atlit2015 ecotype Zavitan chromosome 3A, WEW_v2.0, whole genome shotgun sequence genome:
- the LOC119272504 gene encoding acetylglutamate kinase-like yields MAWRDKAGKKPHLRMLAIEVNHKWDACSSKLLSKWEGPYVIEEFYRSGAIKINNFEGTNPWVGVRNFEACHSATLRLSLLPGAAPARRVSASHLAAAVLNYVDVLPEALAFIQRFKSKTVVVKYGGAAMKSPELQASMIRNLVLLSCVGLRHVLVHVGGLEINSWLQHIGVEPQFRNGLRVIDTLTMEVVCEGAGQQVRGFVGEVTRIHLSVLHPIIASGHIPVKPTVAADETG; encoded by the exons ttgcggatgcttgcaatagaggttaatcataagtgggatgcttgttcaa gcaaacttctctctaaatgggaaggcccctatgttatcgaagagttctatcgttccggtgccataaagatcaacaacttcgaaggcacaaatccgtg GGTTGGTGTGAGAAACTTTGAGGCGTGCCATTCCG CTACATTGCGTCTCAGCCTCCTCCCTGGCGCTGCGCCAGCGCGGCGCGTGTCCGCGTCCCATCTCGCGGCCGCGGTGCTGAACTACGTGGACGTCCTGCCGGAGGCCCTCGCCTTCATCCAGCGGTTCAAGAGCAAGACGGTGGTGGTGAAGTACGGCGGCGCGGCCATGAAGTCGCCGGAGCTGCAGGCGTCGATGATCCGCAACCTTGTCCTCCTCTCCTGCGTCGGCCTGCGCCATGTGCTCGTGCACGTTGGCGGTCTGGAGATCAACTCCTGGCTGCAACACATCGGCGTCGAGCCGCAGTTCCGCAACGGCCTCCGCGTCATCGACACTCTCACCATGGAGGTCGTTTGTGAAGGTGCTGGTCAGCAAG TCCGCGGGTTCGTCGGCGAGGTGACGCGCATACACCTCTCTGTGCTCCACCCGATCATCGCGTCCGGCCACATCCCAGTCAAGCCAACCGTGGCCGCCGACGAGACTGGGTAG
- the LOC119269917 gene encoding uncharacterized protein LOC119269917, translating to MEGLIPFVYKAIKERRTRSYSRCGAAVADEDDDWEQQKQQRAAAADGAGREAGHRRHRSLEELAGEVGSAAPEWPASGAMRRGRSARIFSCIGGM from the coding sequence ATGGAGGGGCTCATCCCGTTCGTCTACAAGGCCATCAAGGAGCGGCGCACCCGGAGCTACTCCAGGTGCGGCGCCGCCGTGGCGGACGAGGACGACGACTGGGAGCAGCAGAAGCAgcagcgggccgcggcggcggacggCGCGGGGAGGGAGGCGGGGCACCGGCGGCACCGGTCGCTGGAGGAGCTGGCCGGCGAGGTGGGCTCCGCGGCGCCGGAGTGGCCGGCCAGCGGGGCCATGCGCAGGGGCAGGAGCGCCAGGATCTTCTCCTGCATCGGCGGCATGTAA